From Streptomyces sp. SAI-135:
CCCGCATCGGTTACGTGGTCCCCCTGGAGGTCGCGACGGACGGCGCCAGCCGCTTCACCGCGGAGCCGGTACGGATGGCTTCGCCGGAGCCCGCCGAGCAGGGGGCCGGCCCGGTGCCGTCCGCCGCGGGCGGGGAGCCGGCGGTGCAGCCCTGGCCGCCCGCGGCCCCCGCCGCCCCGGATGAAAGGCCCACGCGTCTCCTGCGGCAACTCGACGACTCCGGCACCGAACCGCAGCCGACGGACGCCGAACCGGCACCGACCCGGCTCCTGCGGCAGCTGCCGGATCCGGGGGCCACCGGCCCGGCTCCGGCCCGGGCCCCCGGGACGGCCGTACCCCCGACGGGCGCGTTCGGTCCGCCGCCCGTCATGGACTCGATCCCGTCCTCCGCCCCGGCCCCGCAGCCGGCGACCGACCCCGCCTACACGTCCAGCCCCCTGCCGCCGACCGACCCCGTCTACACGTCCAGCCCCCTGCCGCCGGCACCGGCCGCACCGCGGTCCGGTTTCGCCGGGGTCGCACCCCAGCCGCTTCCGCCCGCCACGCCCGCCCCCCGGCCCCCCGCCCCCCTCGTCGAGCCGGTGCCCCTCCTGGAGGACCCCGGTCCCACGGTGACTCCTGTGCGGGGGTTCGACGCCGTGGCCGAGGCCGTGCTGGGGGAGGGGCTGGTGGTCGACGAGATCGAGGTGCTCGCGGAGCCGGTCGGCCGGATCAGCGAGGCCGTGCGGGAAGGGCGGACGGACCTGGCCGCCGAGTTGGCGGAGCGGGTGGTCGGCGAGGCGTCCGAGACTCTGGGCGCCGAACATCCCGATGTGCTGCGGGTGCGTGAACTCGCCGCTTACATCGCCTACTTGGGCGGTGAGCCGGTCCAGGCCGCGGAGATCTCGCTCGATCTGGCCGACATCCACCACCGCGCCGGGGACGCCGAGGCGGCCTACGGCAATGTGCAGAGCGCGGCCACCGCGTGGAAGGCCGTGCGGGATCCGCTGCGCGGCCTGGACATCGGGCGCGAGCTGCTCACCCTGTGGACGGACCTGGCCGCCGGGGAGGGCCCGGCGGCCGAGGACCCCGACAAGCTGGAGTCGGCCCGCGCCAGGATGCTCCGCCTCGCGGAACGCGCCCGGAACGCCGACGGTTAGCAGGTGGGGAGGGGTGGGGGCCGTTACTGCGACAGCTCCCACACCGCGTACGCCACCGCGTCACTGTTGCGGTCCAGGGCCGTGTCGTTGATGTTGGCCGTGGTGTCGCACGACGAGTGGTAGCAGCGGTCGAAGGCCAGCCCCGAGGTGCCGCCCCACTTGGCCGCCTGGGCCGCCGTCTTGACGTAGTCGGCCCCGCTGAACAGCCCGCCCACCGGCACGCCCGCGTTCTTGAACGGCGCGTGGTCGGAACGGCCGTCGCCCTCGGTCTCGATCTCGGTCGGGACGCCGAGGCCGGCGTAGTACGTCTTGAAGGTCTTCTCGATGGCCGGGTCGTCGTCGTAGACGAAGTAGCCGGGGTTCGGCGAGCCGATCATGTCGAAGTTCAGGTAGCCGCTGATCCGCGAACGGTCCGTGGTGGACAGGCGGTTGACGTAGTAGCGGGAGCCCACCAGGCCCAGCTCCTCCGCGCCCCACCAGGCGAATCTCAGGTGCTTGGCGGGGTGGTGGCCGGCCCTGGACACCGCGAGCGCGGTCTCCAGGACGGCCGCAGAACCGGAGCCGTTGTCGTTGATGCCCGCGCCGGCCGTGACGCTGTCGAGGTGCGAGCCGGACATGATCACCTGGTTGGTGTCGCCGCCCGGCCAGTCGGCGATCAGGTTGTAGCCGGTGCGGCCGGAGGACGTGAACTGCTGGATCGTCGTGGTGAATCCGGCGGCGTCCAGCTTGGCCTTCACATAGTCGAGCGAGGCCTTGTAACCGGCGCGGCCGTGGGCCCGGTTGCCGCCGTTGGCGGTGGCGATGGACTGGAGCTGGGTCAGATGCGCCTTCACGTTGGCCACCGGGATGTCGGGGGCCGCGGCCACCGCGGGCTGTCCCGCGGGGGCCGCGCCGGCTATGGATCCGCCGGCCAGGAGGGAGACGGTGGCGACGACGGCGGTGGCCGTGACGCGTCCGGGAACCGAGAGCTTCATGTGGGGGGCTCCGAATTCCGTGGGAACCCCTGGACTCACAGGGGTTCCACAGTGATTGGGTGCCTGGATGGTGAAGCTGAGGTTGACTTACCGTCAAGGGCGGAATCCGGTCAGCGGAGTTCGTATACCGGACCGGACCGATACGGACGCGGTCAGTGGACGCAGAACTCGTTCCCTTCCGGATCCGCCATGACCACCCACGCCCCCGACGGTTCACTGACCTCACGCAGCACCCTCGCCCCGAGTCCCGTCAGCCGCTCCACCTCGGCCGTCCGGGCACCCTGGCCGGGGTGCAGGTCGAGATGGAGCCGGTTCTTGACCGTCTTCGGCTCCGGTACGCGCTGGAAGAGCAGGCGCCGCCCCAGACCGGTGCCGCTGTCCTTGTCGTACGGATCGTCCGGATGCCGTACGGCGACCAGGTCCCGGAACGCCAGCCTGGCATGCCACTCGACGGCCGCCTCACGCGGCAGCGCGCCGAGTTCCAGCAGCCGCTGGATCAGGGCGTCGTTGTCCTCGGTCTCGTAGTGCAGGGCGGCGGCCCAGAAGTCGGCCTGGGCATGCGGGTCGGCGGCGTCGACGACCAGCTTCCAGTGCACCGGTGCGGGGGTTGTCTGCGTCATGGACCCACTTATAGCGGCGAATTAGGCCGAGCCCTGTCCTCAGCCGATTCCGCCTCGCCGTAACCGGGCTACGGCCGCGTGGCGGGCGAGTCCAGCGGCTCCGGGCCCGAGGCCAGGCTCTCCGCCGTCCGGACGGTGCCGGCCGCGCCCGGGGTCACGGTGGTGCGGGGCCTCGTCAGCTCTCTCCTGAGCGTCCGCGCGGTGCGCAGGGCGTCCCAGGTGAGCAGTGTCAACGCCAGCCAGACCAGCGCGAACCCGGCCCAGCGCTCGGGCGGCATGGCCTCGTGGAAGTAGAGGACGCCGAGCAGGAACTGGAAGACCGGGGCCAGGTACTGCAGCAGTCCCAGTGTGGACAACGGCACCCGGATCGCCGCGGCGCCGAAGCAGACCAGGGGGAGGGCGGTGACGATGCCCGTGGAGGCGAGCAGCGCGGCGTGCCCCGGTCCCTCGGAGGCGAAGCTGAGGTCACCGCGGCCGCTCAGCCACAGCAGATAGCCGAGTGCGGGCAGGAACTGGATCGCGGTCTCGGCGGCCAGCGACTCCACGCCCCCGAGGTTCACCTTCTTCTTGACCAGGCCGTACGTGGCGAAGGAGAAGGCGAGCGTGAGGGAGATCCACGGCGGCCGCCCGTACCCGACGGTGAGGACGACCACTGCGGCGGCGCCGATCCCGACAGCCAGCCACTGCACCCGCCGCAGCCGCTCCTTGAGCAGCAGCACGCCCATCGCGATGGTGACGAGGGGATTGATGAAGTACCCGAGCGAGGCCTCCACCACATGGCCGCTGTTGACGGCCCAGATGTAGACGCCCCAGTTCACGGTGATGACGGCGGCGGCCACGGTGACCAGCGCCAGTCTGCGCGGCTGCCGCAGCAGCTCACCGGCCCAGGCCCAGCGCCGTACGACGACGAGTGCGACGGCCACGAAGGCGAGCGACCACACCATCCGGTGGGCGAGGATCTCGGCGGCTCCGGCGGGCTTGAGCAGCGGCCAGAACAGGGGCACGAGCCCCCACATCCCGTACGCGGCGAAGCCGTTCAGCAGACCTATGTGCTGCTCGCCCCTCGACTTCACGGACTCTCCTCCTCGCGCTGGTCCCGCCCGCACGAAGGTAACGCCGAGCACCCCCGCCTGTCATGCCCGTATCGCCATACGGTCATGACAGGCGGGGGTGGGACTTGCCCGGCGGGCCGGAGAGGGGTCAGCCCTTGAGCGCGACCGCGATGGACTCGGCGATCGGGGTGGCGGGGCGGCCGGTCAGCCGGGCCAGGTCACCGGTGGTGACGACCAGCTCGCCCTTCTCGATGGAGGCGTCGACACCGGCAAGGATCTGGGCGAAGGGGGCGGGCAGCCCGGCACCGGTCAGGATCTCGACGTAGGCGTCCACGGGGACGGCGTTGTAGGCGATCTCCTTGCCGGTCTGCCGGCTCAGCTCGGCCGCGTACTCGGCGAAGCTCCAGGGCTCGTCGCCGCCGAGCTCGTAGGTGGAGTTCTCGTGGCCCTCGCCGGTCAGTACGGCCACGGCGGCGGCCGCGTAGTCGGCGCGCGAGGCGGTGGAGATCCGGCCGTCGCCCGCCGCCTGCACGACGGCGCCGTGCTCCAGGGCGGGGGCGAGGTTCTCGGTGTAGTTCTCGTTGTACCAGCTGTTGCGCAGCAGCGACCAGGGCAGACCGGAGGCCAGCAGCGCCTCTTCGGTGGCCCGGTGGTCGTCGGCGAGTGCGGCGGTCAGGGTGCCGGGGGCGCTGGTGTACGCGAGCAGCGCCACGCCCGCGGCCTTGGCGGCGTCGATGACGACCTGGTGCTGGGCGGGGCGGCCCTTGTCGAACTCGTTGCCGGAGATCAGCAGCACCTTGTCGCCGGCCGCGAAGACGTTGTCGAAGGTCTCGGGGGAGTTGTAGTCGGCGACGGCTATCTTCACGCCCTTCGCCGCGAAGTCGGCGGCCTTCTCCGGGGTACGGACGACGGCGGTGACCTGCTCGGCGGGGACCTTCTCGAGCAGCTGCTCGACGACGTGACGGCCGAGGTGTCCGGTGGCTCCGGTGACGACGATGCTCATGATGTGGGATCTCCTTGTGGGGTGCGTTGGCACTAACCCTAGAGGAGGCGCTAACTCTGCGAAAGTACCCACTTTGAAGTAAGGTACTGGCATGACGGTAAGTGCAGAGCGCGGTCTTCTGGAGGCGGCGGCATCGGGCGAGCAGATGTGCCCCCACCGCCTGGTCCTGGAACACGTGACGAGCCGCTGGGGCGTCCTGGTCCTGCTCCACCTCCTGGACCGCCCCCACCGCTTCAGCGAACTCCGCCGCGCGATCGGCCGGGTGAGCGAGAAGATGCTGACCCAGACACTCCAGACCCTGGAACGCGACGGCCTGGTCCACCGAGACGCCAAGCCGGTGATCCCACCCCGAGTCGACTACTCCCTCACCGACCTGGGCCACGAGGCAGCGGAACAGGTACGGGGACTGGCGGAGTGGACGGCACGGCGCATGGGAGCGGTCGAGGAGGCGCGCGAGGCGTACGACGCGAAGAGAATTCGCGCCTGAGCGCTCCCTTTTCACCATCGGTTCGAGCTTGCACGCTGGAGTTCGACCGATGGGGGGACGTCGTGACCGTGCCGAATGAGGAGGAGCTGGCGCCGAAGCTGCTTCAGCAGGTCGCCGACCAGCTCGGTCGTATGGCGGACGGATACGACAGGATCGCCACAGAGCTGCACCGGGCGAACTTGATCCGGCTGCGGGGCTTCTTCCTCGAGCGCCTGGACCGGGCGATCGACGACCCCGGCCTCGCGGACTCGCTGAGCACGGGCGAGTACGCCAACCTGTCTGATGAGAAACGTCGCCAGATGCTCAACGCGAACGCGCAGTACGGACTGATTCTGCTGGCTCACCAGATCGGATCCATCGACCGGAGCGCGCTCCTCGGGGACCTGAAGATTCTTCGCCGGAGTCCGAACTTCGCGGAGTACTGGGAACGCACGGCCGGTGCGCGCAGTTGCCTGGCCCCGGAGTCCTTCGAGGCCCGGGTCGGCAGAGCTGTCGACGCCATCATGGACGAACGTCCTGAGGACCTCGAAGAATGGTGGGTCGTGGCCCCGGACGACTGAGCGGGCCCTGGAGAGGGAGGCGCAGTTGGCCGATGAGTTCTCGTCACCTCGGATCACCAGGAGGCTCGGAGACCCGCCGGGTGTCAGGGGCAGCGCCACTGGCCAGACCTGCCCCGACCTCTTCGAGCTGAGCGACGGAAGCTTCGCGGTCATCGGCACCGACCGCACCGAAGAGCTGGACTCCCTGCTCCCGGCGGACGCCGCCCGTGCCGACTACGAGCGCATCGTCGTGATCACCCGCGACACCCTCCTCCGCGCCAAGCGGGACATCCCCGACGCATAACGGGAAGGGCCCGGAAGCCGAGTCGCCTCCGGGCCCTTCACGTGCCGTGTGCCGGTCAGCCGACCACCGTCCAGGTGTCGCCCCCGGCCAGCAGCGCCCCCAGATCCCCCTTGCCGTTCTGTTCGATCGCCGCGTCCAGCTGGTCCGACATCTGGGTGTCGTACACCGGGCGGTCCACCGAGCGGAAGACACCGATCGGGGTGTGGTGGAGCGTGTCCGGGTCGGCCAGGCGGGACAGGGCGAAGGCGGTCGTCGGGGACGGCGAGTGCGCGTCGTGGACCAGGATCTGCGACTCGTTCGACGGCGTCACCGGCACCACCTTCAGGTCACCCGTGGCCGGATCCCGGACCACGCCCTTCGACAGGTCCGCGCCGAAGCGGATCGGCTGCCCGTGCTCAAGGCGGATCACCGCCTCCTCCGCCTGCTGCTTGTCCTTGAGGGCCTCGAAGGCGCCGTCGTTGAAGATGTTGCAGTTCTGGTAGATCTCGATCAGCGCCGTACCGGGGTGGGCGGCGGCCTCCCGCAGCACCGACGTCAGGTGTTTGCGGTCCGAGTCGACCGTGCGCGCCACGAAGGACGCCTCCGCGCCGATCGCCAGGGACACCGGGTTGAAGGGCGCGTCCAGCGACCCCATCGGCGTCGACTTGGTGATCTTGCCGACCTCGGAGGTGGGGGAGTACTGCCCCTTCGTCAGCCCGTAGATCCGGTTGTTGAACAGCAGGATCTTGAGGTTCACGTTCCGGCGCAGGGCGTGGATCAGGTGGTTCCCGCCGATCGACAGCGCGTCACCGTCACCCGTCACCACCCACACCGACAGGTCCCGGCGCGAGGCGGCGAGGCCCGTCGCGATCGCCGGCGCCCGGCCGTGGATGGAGTGCATGCCGTAGGTGTTCATGTAGTACGGGAAGCGGGACGAGCAGCCGATGCCCGAGACGAAGACGATGTTCTCCTTGGCCAGCCCCAGCTCCGGCATGAAGCCCTGGACCGCCGCCAGGATCGCGTAGTCACCGCAGCCGGGGCACCAGCGGACCTCCTGGTCGCTCTTGAAGTCCTTCATGCTCTGGCGGCCCTCGGCCTTGGGGACCAGCGAGAGTGCCTCGATCGTGCCCGTGCCTTCCGTGGACGTCTCAGCCATCGATGGCCTCCTTCAGAGCCGTGGCGAGCTGCTCCGCCTTGAACGGCATGCCGTTGACCTGGTTGTAGCTGTGCGCGTCGACCAGGTACTTCGCCCGCACCAGCGTGGCGAGCTGCCCGAGGTTCATCTCGGGGATCACGACCTTGTCGTACGCCTTCAGCACCGCGCCCAGGTTGCGCGGGAAGGGGTTGAGGTGGCGCAGATGCGCCTGCGCGATCGACTCACCGGCCGTCCGCAGCCGCCGTACCGCCGCCGTGATGGGCCCGTACGTCGATCCCCAGCCCAGCACCAGCGTGCGCGCCTCGTGCGGATCGTCCACTTCCAGATCCGGTACGTCGATCCCGTCGATCTTGGCCTGGCGGGTACGGACCATGAAGTCGTGGTTGGCCGGGGCGTAGGAGATGTTCCCGGTCCCGTCCTCCTTCTCGATGCCGCCGATGCGGTGTTCGAGTCCGGGCGTGCCGGGCACCGCCCAGGGTCGGGCGAGGGTCTGCGGGTCGCGCTTGTAGGGCCAGAAGACCTCGGTGCCGTCATCCAGGGTGTGGTTGGGGCCCTGCGCGAACTGCACGGTGAGGTCCGGGAGTTCGTCCAGCTCCGGGATCCGCCACGGCTCGGAGCCGTTGGCCAGGTAGCCGTCCGAGAGCAGCATCACCGGGGTGCGGTAGGTCAGCGCGATCCGGGCCGCCTCCAGCGCCGCGTCGAAGCAGTCGGCCGGGGTGCAGGGGGCCACGATCGGCACCGGCGCCTCGCCGTTGCGCCCGAACATCGCCTGGAGGAGATCCGCCTGCTCGGTCTTGGTCGGCAGACCGGTGGACGGGCCGCCTCTCTGGATGTCGATCACCAGGAGCGGCAGCTCCAGGGAGACCGCGAGCCCGATGGTCTCCGACTTCAGCGCCACACCGGGGCCACTCGTGGTGGTGACGGCAAGGGACCCGCCGAAGGCCGCGCCCAGCGCCGCGCCGATGCCCGCGATCTCGTCCTCGGCCTGGAAGGTCCGTACGCCGAAGTTCTTGTGCTTGCTCAGCTCGTGCAGGATGTCCGAGGCCGGGGTGATGGGGTACGAGCCCAGGAACAACGGCAGGTCCGCCTGGCGGGACGCGGCGACCAGTCCGTAGGACAGCGCGAGGTTCCCGGAGATGTTGCGGTAGGTGCCGACCGGGAAGGCCTTGGTGGCCGGCGCGATCTCGTAGGAGACCGCGAAGTCCTCGGTGGTCTCGCCGAAGTTCCAGCCCGCCCGGTAGGCCGCCAGGTTCGCCTCGGCGATCTCCGGCTTCTTCGCGAACTTCGTCCGCAGGAACTTCTCCGTGCCCTCGGTGGGCCGGTGGTACATCCACGACAAGAGGCCGAGCGCGAACATGTTCTTGCTGCGCTCGGCCTCTTTGCGACTGAGGTCGAATTCCTTGAGGGCCTCGACGGTCAGCGTGGTCAGGGGGACCGGATGAAGGCTGTACCCGTCGAGCGATCCATCCTCCAGCGGCGAGGCCGCGTACCCCACTTTCTGCATCGCCCGTTTGGTGAACTCGTCCGTGTTGACGATGATCTCCGCACCGCGCGGCAGGTCGGCGATGTTGGCCTTGAGGGCGGCCGGGTTCATGGCCACGAGCACGTTCGGCGCGTCACCCGGGGTGAGGATGTCGTGGTCGGCGAAGTGGAGCTGGAAGGAGGAGACACCCGGCAGGGTTCCGGCAGGGGCCCGGATCTCGGCGGGGAAGTTGGGAAGGGTGGACAGGTCGTTGCCGAAGGACGCCGTCTCCGAGGTGAAACGGTCCCCGGTGAGCTGCATCCCGTCACCGGAGTCGCCCGCGAAACGAATGATCACCCGGTCGAGGCGGCGGACGTCCTTCACGCCTGCCTCTTTGCGCTGCTCTCCCACGACGGCTTCGTCGGCCTGCTCCGCTGGGCTGCTGACCTGACTGGTCACTGAACTGGACCTCCCTCGAGGCGGGGTTTCGGGAGCGGCCTTCCCGCAGACCTTCCCAGGATCAACCCTACGACCGCAGGGGTCGCCTTCCCTCGGCCATTCGCATGATGGACGCGGTTCTGAGACGGTTCGGCTCCCTGACTTGTCACCATGTGCACGCCCCCCGGCGCTTTCCTTGAAGACGCTCCCTGTGTTCCGGCGGTTCTCCCTTTTCCTGACACGGTGTCAGAAGCTCAAGAGTTCAGATAGGTGAGCACCGCCAGCACCCTGCGGTGGTCCCCGTCGCTCGGCGACAGCCCGAGCTTCAGGAAGATGTTGCTGACGTGCTTCTCCACGGCCCCGTCGCTCACGACGAGCTGCCGCGCGATCGCCGAGTTGGTGCGCCCCTCGGCCATCAGTCCCAGGACCTCGCGCTCCCGGGGCGTGAGATGGGCGAGCACGTCCTGCTTGCGGCTGCGTCCCAGCAGCTGAGCGACCACCTCCGGGTCGAGAGCGGTACCGCCCTCGGCCACCCGTACCACCGCGTCCACGAACTCACGCACCTCCGCGACCCGGTCCTTGAGCAGGTACCCCACCCCGCGGCTGGACCCGGCCAGCAGCTCGGTGGCGTACCGCTCCTCGACGTACTGCGACAGTACGAGTACCCCGAGACCGGGATGTTCCTTGCGCAGTTGTACGGCGGCTCGCACGCCCTCGTCCGTGTGGGTCGGGGGCATCCGCACATCGGCGACCACGACGTCGGGCAGCTCGCCCTGGGCGTCCAGCTCACCGATGGTCTTGATCAGTGCCTCCCCGTCGCCCACACCGGCCACGACGTCGTGCCCGCGGTCGGTCAGCAACCGGGTCAGGCCCTCCCTCAGCAGCACTGAATCCTCGGCGATGACCACCCGCACCCTGTCCTCCACGACTCTCGGCCCCCCAGCCCACTGCCAGCCCATCCGCTGGACATGTCCAGCATTCCAGCATTCGCATGCGCAGGGGTGCGGGCAACGGGATTAAGGGCCCCGGATACGAACAAAGGCCCGAGAGGACCGAGAGGACCGAGAGCACGGGACGACGCCGGTCCGGGCACTCCAGCCCGTCCGGCGTTTGAGGACGAGGCCCCTTCAGGGCCGATGGGGGTCTGGGGGCGCAGCCTCCAGGAGCAGGGCTGAAGGGGCGGGGTCGAAGGGACGGCAGCCCCTGGGGACGGGACGGGACGGGTAGGGGCGGCGGGGGCGAAAACCCCCACCGCCACCTCCCTCGGCGCCCGTCACACCCGCTCCCCCCGCCAGGGCAACTCCGCCGTCACCCGGGTCGGCCCCCCGACCGGCGAGTCCACCACCAGGATCCCGTCCACCGCGTCGAGTCGTTCCGCCAGCCCCGCGAGCGCGGACCCGGCGGACACGTCGGCACCGCCCACCCCGTTGTCCACGACCTGGAGCATGAGCCGGTTCTCCACCCGCCACACGTCGACCGCCGCGTACGTCGCCCGGGAGTGCTTGCTGATGTTCTGCAACAGCTCCGACACCGTGAAGTACGCGATCCCCTCGATCGCCGGCGCCGGCCGGGCCGGCAGATCCACCTCCACCTGCACCGGCACCGTGCACCGGGACGCCACCGCGGACAGCGCCGCGTCCAGCCCCCGGTCGGTCAGCACCGCCGGATGGATGCCCCGCGCCAGATCCCGCAGCTCCTGGAGCGCCGTCTTCACCTCGCCGTGCGCCTCGTCCACCATCCGCGCCGCCGCGGCCGGATCCTCCGTGAGCTTCTCCTTCGCCAGCCCCAGATCCATGGCCAGAGCCACCAGCCGGGCCTGGGCCCCGTCATGCAGATCCCGCTCGATCCGACGCAGGTCGGCGGCGGCCGTGTCGACCACGATCCCCCGGTCCGACTCCAGCTCCACCACCCGCGCCGACAGCCGGGTCGGCCCCAGCAGCCCGTGCACCATCACCCGGTCCACCGTCGTCAGCGCCCGCACGATCCACGGCGTGGCCAGCGTGAACAACAGCCCCACCAGCGCGGTCACGCCGATCTCGAAGGGGTTGTCCAGGTAGATGTGGTGGGTCTGGTCGCCGTAGAGCTGGAGCCCGTCCTGACCGACGTACGCCGGGAAGACCCAGAACCACAGCGGATACGTCAGCAGCGCCCAGCCGTACACCCAGAAGTTCACCGCGACGACGAAGGAGAACAGCGCCCACGGCAGGTGCACCACGGAGTACAGCAGCGTCCGCCACGACGTCCCGCTCTTGAGGACCGCCCCGATCCACGCCATGAACCCGGACTTCCGCATCCTGAGCGGTTCCGGATCGCCGACCTCCAGACCCAGCAGCCCCCGGGCCCGCGCCCGCTCCAGCGCCCCGAGCCCACGGCACCCGGCGAGACCGGCCGCGAAGACCGGGATGCCGAGGAAGGTCACGAGGAGGCCCGCGCCGAGCGAGATCATCGTGATGGCGTAGGTGAACATCAGGATGCTGATCGGCAGGCTCAGCAGCACATAGCCGAACTCCCGCCAGGTCCGTCCCTCGAACGGCGCCCGCAGCCCGGCCGGCACCCGGTGCCGCCGTACCGTCTCGGGGAACCCGAGCCCACTGTCGTACCCGTAGTCCGTGGCCATCGCCGTCGTCCTTCTTCTCTCGTCCCGCGCCTGTGGTGTCGTACCTCCACCCTGCTGGGCCGCAGCTCAACGGACCATGGAGGCCGTCGGCGTCTTGGAAGGGGGGTTTTCCCCACCCCCTTCCTCTACGGCCGCTCCGGGACCCGGTCCCGCCAGGGCAGCTCCGCCGTGACGACCGTCGGGCCGCCCGGCGGCGAGTCGATGACGAACAGCCCGTCGACCGCGTCGAGCCGCTCCGCGAGTCCGCGCATACCGGTGCCGCCGTCCAGCCGGGCGCCGCCGCGGCCGTCGTCCCACACCTGGATGAGCAGCCGGTCCTCCGCCCGCCACACGTCGACCGAGGCCGACCTGGCCCCGCTGTGCTTGCTGATGTTCTGGAGCAGCTCGGAGACGGTGAAGTAGGCGATCCCCTCGATCGCCTGCACCGGCCGCGCGTCCAGGTCGGCGGTCACCTTCACCGGGACCGTGCAGCGCGAGGCGACCGACGAGAGGGCGGCATCGAGCCCGCGGTCGGTCAGGACGGCCGGATGGATGCCCCGCGCCAGATCCCGCAGCTCCTGGAGCGCCAGCTTCACCTCGCCGTGCGCCTCCGCGACCATCGCCTGCGCGTACTCCGGGTCCTCCAGGAGCTTCTCCTTCGCCAGGCCGAGCCCCATGGCCAGGTTGACCAGCCGGGCCTGCGCCCCGTCGTGCAGATCGCGCTCGATACGCCGTAGATCGGCGGCGGCCGTGTCCACCACGACCCCCCGGTCCGACTCCAGTTCGGCGATACGGCGTTCCAGCTCGTCGGAGGGCGACAGCAGACCGCGCACCATCGCCCGGTCGACGTTGGCGAGGCCCCGCGCGATGAACGGCAGCACCGGCCACAGCACGAACAGCGACGTCAACGTGATCGTGAAGGTGAGCACGCCCCACGGCAGCCGGATGAAGTCGTACAGCACCGTCCGCCAGCCCACCGGGTCCTTCACCCCCAGCCACAGCTGGGCGAA
This genomic window contains:
- a CDS encoding sensor histidine kinase, whose product is MTERHSSLSRAVTTGRDGGSDDGRPPPARFAFDAHTWKEIAHLLANLPVSILGFTYVVTVLFTGFWLTVTVIGLPLLAAGLLGARQLGKLERARARALLGVRVDEPSPLPWRAKNGGNGFFAQLWLGVKDPVGWRTVLYDFIRLPWGVLTFTITLTSLFVLWPVLPFIARGLANVDRAMVRGLLSPSDELERRIAELESDRGVVVDTAAADLRRIERDLHDGAQARLVNLAMGLGLAKEKLLEDPEYAQAMVAEAHGEVKLALQELRDLARGIHPAVLTDRGLDAALSSVASRCTVPVKVTADLDARPVQAIEGIAYFTVSELLQNISKHSGARSASVDVWRAEDRLLIQVWDDGRGGARLDGGTGMRGLAERLDAVDGLFVIDSPPGGPTVVTAELPWRDRVPERP
- a CDS encoding sensor histidine kinase codes for the protein MATDYGYDSGLGFPETVRRHRVPAGLRAPFEGRTWREFGYVLLSLPISILMFTYAITMISLGAGLLVTFLGIPVFAAGLAGCRGLGALERARARGLLGLEVGDPEPLRMRKSGFMAWIGAVLKSGTSWRTLLYSVVHLPWALFSFVVAVNFWVYGWALLTYPLWFWVFPAYVGQDGLQLYGDQTHHIYLDNPFEIGVTALVGLLFTLATPWIVRALTTVDRVMVHGLLGPTRLSARVVELESDRGIVVDTAAADLRRIERDLHDGAQARLVALAMDLGLAKEKLTEDPAAAARMVDEAHGEVKTALQELRDLARGIHPAVLTDRGLDAALSAVASRCTVPVQVEVDLPARPAPAIEGIAYFTVSELLQNISKHSRATYAAVDVWRVENRLMLQVVDNGVGGADVSAGSALAGLAERLDAVDGILVVDSPVGGPTRVTAELPWRGERV